From Antechinus flavipes isolate AdamAnt ecotype Samford, QLD, Australia chromosome 1, AdamAnt_v2, whole genome shotgun sequence:
ACAATGTagcatgagataatatttgaacatGGTCATAAtgagaatttgtgtgtgtgtgtgtgtgtgtgtgtgtttttgctGAATTATGCATGATTAttgtgatttgtttcttttttcttcttcgaaaaaaaattgttcatctgagaaaaaataaatgcttttaaaataaataaattaaaaaaagaaaactttggagCAACAAGAAATTataacagatttttctttttgtaaattaagatcttttcttttctatgctTTTTGACAATTGTTGCCTTGAGACAAAGATCATTGTGATTTATCAACATCTACTAtgttctgaaggaaaaaaaacaacaactgacAAATTAGTTATGTAATTGGTATTCTGAGCTTTCCGACTTAAcagattattttattctatagtaCTTAAATACTTCATGATGCAGGGCAACAaaagactttttttgtttgtttgtttgattctcAAAAATTCCCGCCATTCCTAGTTATTACCACCAAATCAAATATAAGGTAGTAATTTGTAACAAggaattctgaaatattttccttccctACCTTGTCTCACTGCGATAGAGTTgaaattaaacaataataatgTCTCTTGCTTACCAGACAGTAATAAAATCATATATTGGTTCTGTTTGGAGAACTGTAAAATTGATGTAGATTCCATTTCCCGGTGGTACTCTTACAAGCCAAAAGCAGTCTTGAAAGTTCGGATATTCATCAGGATATCCAGGAGAGTAAATAGTGCCATTCATTGCAGTTATGTTACCACCACAGAGGgctaagtaaaaacaaaacaaatcaaatcaaaatataaatattgactACAACAGTGTCATATATTTTGCATCTTCTtaagcaatataaaatatttatctggTTATAAGCTTGAGACAATGTGTGCTTGAATCCTGGcatgtgaaataaaataatttaagaatgtGAATGCACAGATATTGATgagcttttctctttttcatcaaaAGTACTGGAAATGTGTTCATAAGAGTAATATTACACCCCAcaaggaattgttttttaaaatggcttCAGTTCAAGCCAGTTCAAGCTCAGTTCAGCTTCTTGGACATGACAAATCTATACCTGCCATAAGGGCAGGGTGGGGAGGTTTTTAATGTGAAAATCCTCTCTCCCAAATGAGTATATAAATTTCTCTGAAGCTCATGAAACTATTTGTCCTTAGTCATATAGTCAATAAGTGTCAGGGATCTGATTTGACAAAGAGCCAGTCTATCACACGAAATGTtactaaacttggagtcaggaagacctgaatcaaatctgacttcagatacttattagctgcatgagCCTAGGTCACAATTAATTTTTTCTggtgagtctcagtttcttcaaatttaTTCCTAAAATCTCCAGTTGGACTTGCTAGAGCCTCTAAAGTCTTCTAACTTGAAAAGCTATGATCTTAtgaatcaagtcttcctgactgaaattaaaacattgtctttttttttaatgtgtgatgtTGTTCTCTGCTTCTAATACAAATACAAACCATTTAGTTAAATTACAAGTCTGTGGCCTCTATTTTACTTTAAAtcccaaaatatattttccagaaCTTATTTATTGCATGAGATAGGATTCCATTAGCCTACTCCTTAATCAATCCCTCCTTAAGATGCTGCAGTATTGTCCCAccactttccaaactttctttcccttcttattccACTACCTCCCTCACTCCCAGTATTCTCTGTCACTCGAAAGTTGCTGTCATTTATTTGTATTGAGCCTGTGTTCATTTAGCACAATTTACAGGCTGATCAGTATTATGACTTTTCTCATTGCCATCCTTATGATAACAATGCTACTTTTTTTACCCACTTAGGGAATGAAGAATGACACTGGAAATGTAATTGTGTCAAAGTTTGTTCAGAATAAAACAtccagtttcaatttcttcacctgaaaattgtctattcatatctgtggaccatttatcaattggagaatagtttgaattcctataagtttgagtcaattctctatatattttagaaatgaggtctttatcagaatccttgaatgtaaaaatgtcttcccagtttattgtttaccttctaattttgtctgcattaattttgtttgtacaaaacctttttgacttaatataatgcaaattatctattttgtgatcaataatgatctccagttcttctttggtcacaaattccttcctcctccacagatctgagaggtaaactatcttatgttcttcataattcattttgaccttttaTTGGTATACAGTGTCAgttgtgggtcaatacctagtttctgccatagtagtttccaattttcccagcagtttttgtcaaattttgagttcttatcccagaagttggggttgttgggtttgtcaaatactagattactttagtcactgactattttgtcctatgattctaacctatttcactgactgagtactctatttcttagccaataccaaatggttttgatgactgctgctttataatatagttttaggtctggcaccactaggccacctttatttgcatttttttttcattgattcccttgaaattcttgactttttccttcttccagatggaatttgttattattttttctagatctgtaaaatattttcttgggtgTTTGAtgggcatagcactaaataagtacattaatttaagtagtattgtcatttttattatatttgctcagcctatcaaagagcacttaatatttttccagttgtttagacctgactttatttgtgtgaaaagtgttttgtagttatatttatatagttcctgactttgacttggcagatagactctcagatattttatattgtgaatagttattttaaatgaaatttctctttgtatctcttgctgctggatttgttggcaatatgtaaaaatgctgatgacttatgtggatttattttatatcttgcaactttgctaaagttgtagattgtttcttgtagttttttatttgattctctagggtACTCTAATTAcaccaccatatcatctgcaaagaacgataatttggtttccttattacctactctaattcctttaatacaatattgactaGTAAGTGTGGTAATCcagatctcaaagttaaagccAAAATAGATCTAAGCAAATGAGAAATATAAGGAAACTACTATATGCCAGTCATATTAATCAAAATTGTTTTGGGCTATTTAaattgctgtggtgtaggaaattatgaactggttgatttagaaaaatatggaaagtttggatttattaaaaaaaaaaaagatgttaccCACCAtcagggaaatagaaaaataacaagcACAGTAGttttacatacatgcatatgaatgtatatgtatatgattatagatatctttgcatatttatgtgtataagtATGCATATACttactttgtgtatatatttgtatgtatatatgtatgtgtgtatgtgtgttcatgCTTAATTGTACATTTCTTCAGGgtaagaaggggggggggaggaagaatgaaataaaaagtgtgcagcaaaaaacaaaagaaaacctaaaaggaagcaaaaaaaaaaaaaaaaaagtaaatagtccTGACAAAAAATAGgcttttgtgaaatggaaatgcattgctttatattttgaatcctctcattttctGCTGTTTAcatggcagttttttttttcatattttctatttaagtttttttttttttttttttaaatagctcaaaacacacacacacacacacacacacacacacacacacaatttctttGTGGTACCTTGAATCATGAGATGTAGACAGTTTCACTCTTGGAAAATAAGGTCACCACATTGCCACAAAAGCCTCAAAAAGACACAAGTCTGATTATGTAAAAGACAATTTATTTCCTAGAAACATACCTTCACACCTTGGAAGAGGATAATTCCAGTTACGGCTAACTCCATGGAGGCAAGTGAGTGCTGAATTTCCAATAAGAGTGTATCCTGGGAAACACTCAAAAGAAATAGTTTGGCCTACAGTGAAATCATTTCCTATCACAAAACCATTTCGAAATGGGCGTGGATCAGGGCAACTTTGCAACTGATAAGCTAGGAAAGAAGCAACAGATATCAGATAAATTAACTTAAGTTCAGAGGATTGAAACTAAATAAGACTTGCATTTGGGGAAGATAATATAAGTTTCATAGAGAGACATATTGTTTTTAATTAGCTATATTTAGCAATTCACTTCTATGTTAAATTATATCAATGATCATCTAATATGAATTTCTTCTCATGCCTACAATTTTGCTGTTTAAAATGCTaataaaattcacaaaaatgCATTAAATTTCCTCACCCCACCCATACAATCTATCCTAAATTGGAGTCTTTTAGAGAAAATGTAAACGTACTCATAAAGCTACAATTTTAATCAACCATATTCTGATTCTCTTACACAGAATGTGATTGCTTATTGGTTTGAACTACATGTGCACAGTTATATTTACAGATTTATGTATGTAAAACCTATTTATAAGTctctttttaaactaattttttaacCTTCAAAGAAATAACTAAATTCCCTGTTCTGACTTTTTTAGAGAGGTTGCACActaataaataagagaaaaaaattgatttcaagtAAAATAATCcttctgaagaaataaaaataagtattctcagttatatattataaaaatctagaaattttGGTTGAAGCATCTAGAAAACATATGCTTATTTCTGAAAGAAATTGTAAAGAAGCAAACCCCGGATttaggaagaatttgaattttctaTCCACAAGAGCAAAAAATTCTGATCCAAATAACATGACACCTTAAATAGCTTAACCAACTTCCACTCCCTTGTTATACCTCACAGAGTTCTGAATTGTCCTATGAGAGGCTTTTGTCCTGGGTTTGTCCTTTTCACTTCTACTCTACTAGATTTTCCATTTTTCACAAAGATATCATTctgatacaattttaaaaaatcaagcaaattCATTACTTTATCAGTGGGTTATAAAATTCTATATTCATTTAAAGGATAGAGACTAtaatatttcattgatatagagaacTATAGTAACTCATTCTCTTAATTCTGATcagcatttattcattcatttatttatttgacacCATTATTATATCAATATGATATGCCTTAGAGATATGCCTTAAGCATTtaaagattaagtggcttgtctggGGTAACACTTAAAATGAGTGAAAGGTGATGTTTGAATTCATCTTTGTGACTTTAAAACAGGCTCTTTATTCTATAGGTGATCTTGTCTGACATGCATTTGTAGTCCTATTAATGAAAATCTATCTTTCCAATGCCCTTGTTAGAATAAGCCAAGGTTATTGCTTGAGTAGATCTAGATTTGAATGAATACttacaatttgaaaatatttggtatttcctttccattttgttAGGAAGGATAGGTATTATAAATACCTTGCACTGGTAAAAGGAGTTTCTTTCCCTTGGAAATTCCTATACAGGTGAAATTTTAGGTCCAAACCTTCCCTTCTTTAATCCACACTCAGAACCAGATACATCTTTCCCCTATATCATGATATACTCAGTTAAAGATGACAAAATACAATttaggaataatatgaaatacaaGACTCtccataaataattataataatgctGTGATTAATCATAGTTTCATAGAAATGGGTTTTCTAGTGAATCAAAATTTGTGACTAATATTAAATCTGTTTATATGTGTTATAATAACACAGGGTCAAAAGTTAATGttattagaatattatatatgaaaagcTACATGTAGAAGCTTTAGGGAATGGATATAATCTCAGAACCTCtccaataaaatgaatttttatttttatttatttatttttatttaggattctgtttttttaatccactttgctatttttgttttcaatttatgggacagtttatcccattcacattaacagttataattaccagctctctatttccttccatcctattttctccactatatatatagttttgttctctttttccttcctgtcctgtcatgtatttcttttttacaaaatgagtttttaaaaggcaaaaactCTAAACAACCATCTTTCTAACTTGAGCTTGTGTCATTGAAATCCCATTTCCTCCTTCAATAAAAAAGCAGTAAATAAGCATAGAAATTAAATATTCCTCTTATTTAGATTCTTgtaaactatttccttttttaccttgATATATTATATGAAATCCTTGTTTATTTTGAGAATAATCACTATGAAAATATAAGCTGGTTTCATGGGTAGTGCTAAATAAAGAAGATGGTATTTGAGGACCACTAAGTCGCCCAATAACAGTGCTAGTTTCTGAAGATCCACTCCTTACTTCCAAATAATCATGGATTGTTTCAGTGGAGAAATTCACAAATTGCAAATGTACTCCtaaaaaataaacagacaaaaagacagagagggatacaaaaaagaaatacatattatttaataactgatcaatgcaatgaccaaccatgatttcTTGGGCCTCCAGAAAAGATGTCTCCAGTCTCTGAAAATGGCTCAACTTTTGAAGTTATGACCTAAagctgtattttttcctttggtttgtgTAAGAGTGAAAAATTTACCTACTTCTTTATATCCAGCTAGCCCCAAAACAGACCTTGTTTCAAGTCCCATGAAACAGTTCACACAGGTCATCTTGCCAGATGCCCTACCACCTTGACAGGCTCTCACTTCCTGTTCATTCTGCTTGTCACTGTGGACCCAGAAATCAAATCAATACTGAACTTGTTTTTGCAAGCTCATCAAGTGCCCTATGGATAAATCTACAATTTctgtaataattcttttttattttatttttttttttttttacagaggcaattgggattaagtgacttgtttaaggtcacacaagtgtttgaggacagatttgcatttaggtcctcctgacttcagggctggtgttttatccactgcaccaactagctgcccccttctGTAATATCtcttagaaagaaaacaagggaaaaaaaagcttcatgCATTCctttattcatccattcacaATTCACATTCAGTAGTTATGATAGgtagaaatattataaattagtatcagcaaattagagaaataagtattttacttcaggaaaaacaaaatgaaaatgggatgccatatttttaaagatacataCCAAACCCTATAGGCAATTTTATTGTCCATGTGCAATCTAAGCTGCTAGGATAATTTCCAGGAAATCCAGGGCTTAGGAtcactccactgaaatctgacatAGCACCACCACACTGAGCTATAAAATAACAGAGCTACATTAGGAGGTATTAAAATTGTATAATCACATAAATATTATAGTGAAGCCATAGTCCAGTTATCAagtattaaatatatgcatagcatcgtctaaaagaataaaaaaagtcaaGTTCATATGCTAATGAAATTTctaatgtaaaacatattttgcaAATGGCTTTGAAGATAACAAGGAATTCCCTACTCTatcataaaatataagaaaaaatatgttatttgtgatttaatttcttaaatgctAAAACAACATATTTAATGATTTCAAAGCAGGAATTACTTGGGCTAAAACTGTACCAATAATTTGAGTTTATGTAAATAAGATGTAGCAACAGATTTATCACAATAATGAGCTTTCTTAGTCTCATGAAAAGAGTAAACATTAAAGTAAGTCAGAATTCTGATATCCATTCATAG
This genomic window contains:
- the LOC127544379 gene encoding CUB and sushi domain-containing protein 3-like; its protein translation is MVGHCIDQLLNNMYFFFVSLSVFLSVYFLGVHLQFVNFSTETIHDYLEVRSGSSETSTVIGRLSGPQIPSSLFSTTHETSLYFHSDYSQNKQGFHIIYQAYQLQSCPDPRPFRNGFVIGNDFTVGQTISFECFPGYTLIGNSALTCLHGVSRNWNYPLPRCEALCGGNITAMNGTIYSPGYPDEYPNFQDCFWLVRVPPGNGIYINFTVLQTEPIYDFITVWDGPDQNSPQIGQFSGNTALESVYSTSNQILIKFHSDFTTSGFFVLSYHAYQLRVCQPPPPIPNAEILTEDDEFEIGKTY